The following are encoded together in the Ezakiella massiliensis genome:
- a CDS encoding DNA methylase, giving the protein MSDKKTYIAIDLKSFYASCECIERGLDPLKYNLLVADNYRTDKTICLAVSPPLKSLGVPGRPRLFEAIQIIRNLNIDRLERLGLKDFEYMSYNIDEINKSPKVGVDYIVAPPHMAKYIEISKSIYKIYLNWISAEDIHVYSIDEVFIDATNYLKLYGMDGEDLASHIVNDVLKETGITATAGVGTNMYLCKVAMDILAKHTKPNSHGVRVKVLDVDSYRKYLWDHRPLTDFWSVGSGYQKRLAKYGLFTMGDIAEFSIDYEDVLYKEFGINAELLIDHAWGYEPCTISDVKKYKPQNTSRSSGQVLHEPYKYDQAKIVIGEMADSLALDLYSKGLVSNQIDITIGYDRSSLEDKEINYNGEIKMDHYGRKIPKKSHGVRNLNMYTSSSKVFIDSAKELFDRIVNKELYIRKLNIVANNTCYKDELEKTTHGRQMDIFNLDNRAIEGSTVNKLNIAKEEKIQKAVIEIKNKYGKNSILKGLNFREGATGIERNRQIGGHKS; this is encoded by the coding sequence ATGAGCGATAAAAAAACATACATAGCTATTGATCTAAAATCTTTTTACGCATCCTGCGAATGTATTGAAAGGGGATTGGATCCTTTAAAATATAATTTACTTGTTGCTGATAATTATAGGACTGATAAGACAATATGTCTTGCTGTATCCCCACCTTTAAAATCTTTGGGTGTCCCTGGAAGGCCGCGCTTATTTGAAGCTATCCAGATAATAAGAAATTTAAATATTGATAGGCTAGAAAGATTGGGTCTAAAAGACTTTGAATATATGTCATACAATATTGATGAAATAAATAAATCTCCGAAGGTTGGAGTAGATTATATTGTCGCACCTCCTCATATGGCTAAATATATTGAAATTAGTAAGTCTATATATAAGATATATCTAAATTGGATATCAGCTGAGGACATACATGTATATTCTATTGATGAAGTGTTTATCGATGCGACAAATTATTTGAAATTATATGGGATGGATGGGGAAGACTTGGCATCCCATATTGTAAATGATGTTTTAAAAGAAACTGGTATAACGGCAACTGCAGGTGTGGGGACGAATATGTATTTGTGTAAGGTTGCTATGGATATACTTGCAAAGCATACAAAGCCAAATTCTCACGGAGTTAGGGTTAAAGTTTTGGATGTGGATAGTTATAGAAAGTATTTGTGGGATCACAGACCACTAACTGATTTTTGGAGTGTAGGAAGCGGTTATCAAAAGAGACTTGCAAAGTATGGACTTTTTACTATGGGAGATATAGCTGAGTTTTCTATTGATTATGAGGATGTCCTATACAAAGAGTTTGGAATAAATGCTGAGCTTTTAATAGATCACGCTTGGGGCTATGAGCCGTGTACAATTTCTGATGTAAAAAAATACAAACCACAAAACACAAGTAGGAGTAGCGGACAAGTCTTACATGAACCTTATAAGTACGATCAAGCTAAGATTGTTATTGGAGAGATGGCTGATAGTTTAGCACTTGATTTGTATTCAAAAGGTCTAGTCAGCAATCAGATCGATATTACTATTGGCTATGATAGGTCGAGCTTAGAAGACAAAGAAATTAATTATAATGGCGAAATAAAGATGGATCACTATGGAAGAAAAATTCCTAAAAAATCTCATGGTGTAAGAAATTTAAATATGTATACTTCATCATCTAAAGTTTTTATTGACTCTGCTAAGGAGCTTTTTGATAGAATAGTAAACAAGGAGCTCTATATTAGAAAATTAAATATAGTGGCTAATAATACTTGTTATAAGGATGAACTCGAAAAAACAACTCATGGCAGGCAGATGGATATTTTTAACTTGGATAATAGAGCAATAGAAGGTAGTACAGTAAATAAATTGAATATTGCCAAGGAAGAAAAGATACAAAAAGCTGTTATAGAGATTAAAAATAAATACGGAAAGAATTCTATTTTAAAGGGTCTTAATTTTAGAGAGGGAGCTACTGGTATAGAAAGGAATAGGCAGATTGGAGGGCATAAGTCATGA
- a CDS encoding RnfABCDGE type electron transport complex subunit G: MKETLKLGLILLVFALVAAGVLGYVNSVTEPIIAEREAREAQEAYQELIPEADEFVEFTSEELNKYKAINSKVTSIVKAIKGGDEIGYLLTTNGGGYGGDITVITALIGDEIKAIKILKHKETPEIGTKVVENKDFEAQYSGKSVREPIAVKKENPGASEIQAISGSTVSSRGVTDAVNIALDIYKELNNGL; this comes from the coding sequence ATGAAAGAAACATTAAAACTTGGTTTAATACTTCTTGTTTTTGCTTTGGTTGCAGCTGGTGTTCTAGGCTATGTAAATAGTGTAACAGAACCAATTATTGCTGAAAGAGAAGCAAGAGAAGCACAGGAAGCTTATCAAGAATTGATTCCAGAAGCTGATGAATTTGTTGAATTTACTAGCGAAGAATTAAATAAATATAAGGCAATAAACTCAAAGGTTACAAGCATTGTAAAAGCAATTAAAGGCGGCGATGAAATTGGATATCTACTCACAACCAATGGCGGAGGATACGGTGGAGATATAACAGTAATCACTGCTCTTATAGGCGATGAAATTAAAGCTATTAAAATTCTAAAGCACAAGGAAACACCTGAAATTGGAACCAAAGTTGTTGAAAATAAAGATTTCGAAGCTCAATATTCAGGCAAATCCGTTAGAGAGCCAATAGCTGTTAAGAAAGAAAATCCTGGTGCTAGTGAAATTCAAGCAATTTCAGGTTCAACTGTAAGCTCCAGAGGTGTTACAGATGCTGTAAATATAGCTTTAGATATTTATAAGGAGTTGAACAATGGACTATAA
- the rsxC gene encoding electron transport complex subunit RsxC, protein MNLKHLTFKGGIHIPEFKELSEHAPIEKAKAVAEVIIPLTQHVGAPCEPTVKVGDEVKIGTVIGDVEASLYAPVHSSVSGVVKKIEKRFTLDGSSATCVTIENNFKDEFEFQECDKKIEDFSIDEIIEAVKKAGVIGMGGAAFPAHNKLSGALKGIDSIILNGAECEPYLTCDHRMMLEWGDKIIEGLKIIMKVTNASNGYIGIEDNKKDAIESLEAKLSSSANLHVADLITKFPQGDSYRMVDSILNRKVPLGGRTGNVNTLVTNVGTSAAIADAVLRGIPSYERVVTVTGDGIKTPKNILARVGTKISDLIEMAGGFNGNPKAIVAGGPMTGFSQFDVSTPIQKNTSGLLVLAENDAAKYEMSPCIRCGKCIHGCPVHLMPLNIAALAIHNRFEDTAKYNAQACIACGSCSYICPAHRPLTEMVVAAKRELRAASRKAR, encoded by the coding sequence ATGAATTTAAAACATCTTACCTTCAAGGGCGGTATACATATACCAGAGTTTAAAGAACTTTCCGAGCACGCTCCAATTGAAAAGGCAAAAGCTGTTGCTGAAGTGATTATTCCACTTACACAACACGTTGGTGCTCCTTGTGAGCCAACAGTAAAAGTTGGTGACGAGGTAAAGATTGGTACGGTTATTGGAGATGTGGAAGCGTCATTGTACGCACCTGTTCACTCCAGCGTATCGGGGGTTGTTAAAAAAATCGAAAAGAGATTTACCCTTGATGGTTCTAGTGCAACTTGTGTTACTATTGAAAACAATTTCAAAGATGAATTTGAATTTCAAGAATGTGACAAAAAAATTGAAGATTTTTCTATTGATGAAATAATCGAAGCTGTCAAAAAAGCTGGTGTAATCGGCATGGGTGGAGCAGCATTCCCTGCACACAACAAACTTTCCGGCGCACTTAAGGGCATCGACTCTATCATTTTAAATGGGGCAGAATGTGAGCCATATTTAACTTGTGACCATAGGATGATGCTTGAATGGGGCGACAAAATTATTGAAGGCTTAAAGATTATTATGAAGGTTACTAACGCAAGCAACGGTTACATAGGGATAGAAGATAATAAAAAAGATGCTATAGAGTCTTTAGAAGCTAAATTGAGCTCTTCGGCAAATCTTCATGTAGCTGATTTAATTACAAAGTTTCCTCAAGGTGACTCATACAGAATGGTTGACTCTATTTTAAATCGTAAAGTTCCTCTAGGCGGAAGAACAGGCAATGTAAACACATTGGTAACCAACGTTGGTACTTCTGCAGCTATTGCAGATGCTGTTTTAAGAGGTATTCCTTCTTATGAAAGAGTTGTAACAGTAACTGGTGATGGCATAAAGACTCCAAAGAATATTTTGGCTAGAGTTGGAACCAAAATTTCTGACTTAATAGAAATGGCAGGGGGCTTTAACGGTAATCCAAAAGCTATTGTAGCTGGTGGACCAATGACAGGATTCTCACAATTTGATGTGTCTACTCCAATTCAAAAAAATACATCAGGTCTTCTTGTACTTGCAGAAAATGATGCTGCAAAATATGAGATGAGCCCATGTATTAGATGTGGTAAATGTATTCATGGATGTCCTGTACATTTAATGCCTCTTAATATTGCTGCCCTTGCAATCCATAATAGGTTTGAAGATACAGCAAAGTACAATGCTCAAGCATGTATAGCATGTGGTTCATGTTCTTACATTTGCCCAGCACATAGGCCACTGACAGAAATGGTTGTCGCAGCAAAACGTGAACTAAGAGCTGCATCGAGAAAGGCTAGATAG
- the rsxA gene encoding electron transport complex subunit RsxA: protein MNIFQIIISTIFVNNYVFSQFLGICPFLGVSGKVETAGGMGLAVTFVMTISSALTWVIQRFILDPFGLGYLQTIVFILVIASLVQFVEMVIKKLSPSLYQAMGVFLPLITTNCVVLGVAIVNIQNEYNIFQTIASALGASIGFALALLLLSALRERLELANVPEALKGFPMALIAAGLMSIAFTGFAGLI from the coding sequence ATGAATATTTTTCAAATAATTATTTCGACTATTTTTGTAAATAACTACGTATTTAGTCAGTTCCTTGGCATATGTCCTTTCCTTGGAGTTTCAGGTAAGGTTGAAACTGCAGGAGGTATGGGCTTGGCTGTAACATTCGTTATGACAATTAGCTCTGCACTTACTTGGGTAATACAAAGATTTATCCTAGATCCATTTGGTCTTGGATACTTACAAACAATTGTATTTATTTTGGTTATTGCCAGCTTAGTACAATTTGTTGAAATGGTAATTAAAAAACTCAGTCCTTCACTATATCAAGCGATGGGCGTTTTCTTACCACTAATTACAACAAACTGCGTCGTACTTGGTGTTGCAATTGTTAATATTCAAAATGAATACAACATTTTCCAAACTATTGCAAGTGCTCTAGGCGCTTCAATTGGATTTGCATTAGCACTATTATTATTAAGTGCTCTCAGAGAAAGACTTGAACTTGCAAATGTACCTGAAGCATTGAAGGGATTTCCAATGGCTCTAATAGCCGCTGGACTAATGAGTATTGCTTTCACAGGTTTTGCAGGTTTAATATAG
- the rsxE gene encoding electron transport complex subunit RsxE: MDYKKIIKDALFNNNPVLVQLIGLCSVLAVSINVENALAMTAAVVFVTTLSNISISLLRNVIPDKIRIPIYIVVIATFVTIVDMFLNAFVQDVYASLGLFIPLIVVNCLILARAESFASKNTLLPSIVDGFFSGLGYGVAIIILAAIREIIGSGKIFGYTIFEGFNPMGLFVMPAGAFIILGLMIFALNTIRNRKKNTSDKEAE; encoded by the coding sequence ATGGACTATAAAAAAATTATAAAAGATGCATTATTTAATAATAATCCAGTCTTGGTTCAATTGATAGGACTTTGCTCTGTACTAGCTGTTTCAATTAATGTTGAAAATGCTCTTGCAATGACAGCAGCAGTTGTATTTGTTACAACGTTGAGTAACATTTCAATATCATTACTTAGAAATGTTATTCCTGATAAGATCAGAATCCCTATTTACATTGTTGTAATTGCAACATTTGTTACGATTGTAGATATGTTCTTAAACGCTTTTGTTCAAGATGTATATGCTTCCCTAGGATTATTTATTCCACTAATCGTTGTAAACTGTTTGATCCTTGCAAGGGCAGAAAGCTTTGCAAGTAAAAATACTTTACTTCCTTCAATTGTAGATGGATTCTTTAGTGGGCTTGGATATGGTGTGGCTATTATAATATTAGCTGCAATAAGAGAAATCATTGGTTCAGGTAAAATATTTGGATATACAATTTTTGAAGGCTTCAATCCAATGGGATTATTCGTTATGCCAGCTGGTGCTTTCATTATTCTTGGATTAATGATTTTTGCCCTTAATACTATAAGGAATAGAAAAAAGAACACAAGTGATAAGGAGGCTGAATAA
- a CDS encoding ABC transporter permease, whose product MSNIDLLLMSVRNLWRRKLRTILTILGVTIGCASIVVMLSLGLGMKANTQRQLEEMGALDVINIMPYPIYNNETGTAKDPAPLNEKALNTIKQLDHVISVMPMLRVDDAQIFSKKYQTYADIVGVDPNVLGDFDIKPVWGKLLTENDTNAAVFGGGIKRNWYNPSARNSGVISNNESPINLEKDKIEIGIGSEYSEDGRPSFKKTFKITPIGELDEQDFEYGYNIFINMEFAEKINREAKRIKDQNKAEGGYSFSRGSSASKYSQILVKVDDIKNVKDVNESLEKLNFNAQSKMKYVEPMIKSVENQQKILGGIGAVSLLVAAIGIANTMVMSIYERIKEIGIMKVIGASVQDIKKIFLTEAALIGLFGGGVGIGFSYIISAIINSYASKPSNGSDMGMMGGMMGGMPGEANKISIIPLWLVLAALAFSSVIGLVSGFYPATKATRLSPLEAIRTQ is encoded by the coding sequence ATGAGTAATATCGATTTACTTTTGATGAGTGTTCGTAACCTATGGAGACGAAAGCTCAGAACAATCTTAACCATTTTAGGTGTAACTATTGGTTGTGCATCCATTGTCGTTATGCTAAGCCTAGGTCTTGGTATGAAAGCAAATACCCAAAGGCAGCTTGAAGAAATGGGTGCCTTAGATGTTATCAATATAATGCCCTATCCTATTTACAATAATGAAACGGGCACTGCCAAGGACCCTGCTCCATTAAATGAAAAGGCATTAAATACTATTAAACAATTAGACCATGTTATTTCTGTTATGCCAATGCTTAGAGTTGATGATGCACAAATTTTTTCAAAAAAATATCAGACTTATGCAGATATAGTTGGAGTTGATCCAAATGTTCTGGGTGATTTCGATATAAAACCAGTATGGGGTAAGTTATTAACAGAAAATGATACCAATGCTGCAGTTTTTGGCGGAGGCATTAAGAGGAATTGGTATAACCCATCTGCTAGAAATAGCGGGGTCATTTCAAATAATGAGTCCCCTATTAACCTTGAAAAAGATAAGATTGAAATTGGTATAGGCAGCGAATATAGTGAAGATGGAAGACCATCTTTTAAAAAGACCTTTAAGATAACTCCTATAGGTGAACTAGATGAGCAAGACTTCGAATACGGATACAATATCTTTATTAACATGGAGTTTGCAGAGAAGATTAATCGTGAAGCTAAAAGAATAAAAGATCAAAATAAGGCTGAAGGTGGCTATAGTTTTAGCAGAGGATCATCTGCCAGCAAGTATTCACAAATCCTAGTTAAAGTTGATGATATAAAAAACGTTAAAGATGTCAATGAATCTTTAGAAAAATTAAATTTTAACGCTCAAAGTAAAATGAAATATGTAGAACCTATGATAAAATCAGTTGAAAACCAGCAAAAAATTCTTGGTGGTATCGGAGCTGTAAGTTTATTAGTTGCGGCAATCGGTATTGCCAATACAATGGTTATGAGTATCTATGAACGTATAAAAGAAATTGGAATTATGAAAGTTATTGGTGCAAGTGTTCAGGATATTAAAAAAATTTTTTTAACAGAAGCTGCCCTAATAGGTCTATTTGGTGGTGGAGTTGGTATAGGCTTTAGCTATATAATAAGTGCTATTATCAACAGCTATGCATCTAAACCTTCAAATGGATCTGATATGGGTATGATGGGTGGCATGATGGGCGGAATGCCTGGAGAAGCAAACAAAATTTCTATCATTCCCCTCTGGCTGGTCCTTGCTGCACTTGCTTTTTCATCTGTCATTGGACTAGTTAGTGGATTCTATCCAGCTACCAAAGCTACTCGCCTTTCTCCACTTGAAGCAATTAGAACCCAATAA
- a CDS encoding flavodoxin: MTINVIYWSGTGNTEAMAKAVVEGIESAGKEAKLIFVDDAKIEDVTGAEAVAFGCSAMGDEELEEDSFRPFMDEANKVISGKKVAIFGSYEWNEGQWMDYWTEEINQTGCKLVVPGLIAYDYPDDEALEKCRELGRALAK; encoded by the coding sequence ATGACAATTAATGTTATTTATTGGTCAGGCACAGGTAATACTGAAGCCATGGCAAAGGCAGTTGTGGAAGGAATTGAATCTGCAGGCAAAGAAGCAAAATTAATTTTTGTTGATGACGCAAAAATTGAAGATGTAACAGGTGCAGAAGCGGTTGCATTTGGTTGTTCAGCAATGGGTGATGAAGAGCTAGAAGAGGATTCTTTCAGACCTTTTATGGATGAAGCTAATAAAGTTATTAGCGGTAAGAAAGTTGCAATTTTTGGTTCATACGAATGGAACGAGGGACAATGGATGGACTATTGGACAGAAGAAATTAATCAAACAGGCTGCAAACTTGTTGTACCAGGATTAATTGCTTATGACTATCCGGATGATGAAGCCCTTGAAAAGTGCAGAGAGCTTGGAAGAGCTTTAGCAAAATAA
- a CDS encoding RnfABCDGE type electron transport complex subunit D, producing the protein MSLAEQFEAKDGSWTVALAPHLRTTRTTRKMMLDVIIALTPQLLFSVYKFGLHAAMIILISVLSAVCFEALIQKAFHKKVLIGDLSAVVTGLLLAFNLPANVPYWIPIVGSAFAIIIAKELFGGIGSNFMNPALAGRAALMMSWPAIMTNYIGPDGITGATTLQILKAGEGQLPALKDVIIGNISGVLGETASICILIGFIYLVIRKVLDYKITLIYIATTMLVLFAMGIRGEFLLYHLFGGGLLLGACFMATDFVTAPTTPIGKIIFAVGCGLLTALIRLKGGMAEGVSYSILIMNTAVPLIDRLTVPKVFGEVKTK; encoded by the coding sequence ATGAGTTTGGCTGAACAATTTGAAGCTAAAGATGGCAGTTGGACTGTTGCCTTGGCTCCACATTTGAGAACTACTAGGACAACTAGAAAGATGATGCTAGATGTTATAATTGCATTAACTCCACAACTCTTGTTCTCAGTATATAAATTTGGCCTTCACGCAGCTATGATTATTCTAATTTCAGTACTTAGTGCTGTTTGTTTTGAAGCCTTAATTCAAAAAGCATTCCATAAGAAAGTTTTAATCGGTGACTTATCAGCAGTTGTAACAGGTTTATTACTTGCTTTCAACTTACCGGCCAATGTTCCTTATTGGATTCCAATTGTAGGATCAGCTTTTGCAATTATTATTGCTAAAGAACTCTTTGGAGGAATTGGTTCAAACTTCATGAACCCAGCTTTAGCAGGTCGTGCAGCTTTAATGATGAGCTGGCCAGCAATAATGACCAATTATATTGGACCAGATGGAATTACAGGTGCAACCACACTTCAAATTCTAAAAGCTGGAGAAGGACAATTACCTGCATTAAAAGACGTTATAATTGGAAATATAAGCGGTGTTTTAGGTGAAACAGCAAGTATTTGCATACTGATTGGATTTATTTATTTAGTTATAAGAAAGGTCTTAGACTATAAAATTACTCTTATATATATTGCAACTACTATGTTAGTATTATTTGCAATGGGTATAAGAGGAGAATTTTTACTATACCATCTATTCGGTGGTGGACTATTGCTTGGTGCATGTTTTATGGCTACAGACTTTGTAACAGCACCTACAACTCCAATTGGAAAAATTATATTTGCAGTGGGCTGCGGTCTATTAACTGCCTTAATTAGATTAAAAGGTGGTATGGCTGAGGGCGTTAGCTATTCTATTTTAATTATGAATACTGCAGTACCTCTAATCGATAGACTTACTGTTCCTAAGGTATTTGGGGAGGTAAAAACAAAATGA
- the rnfB gene encoding RnfABCDGE type electron transport complex subunit B, whose protein sequence is MMFTEILKAIAVLGILGFIFGALLSIASKIFAVEMDPLVGNILGVLPGANCGACGFPGCEGLANAIANGTAPSNACTIGGPSVAAKVAEVLGSEALDVERQVAVVRCNGTCNNAVDKYNYHGVKDCRYMAQIGGGNKKCSYGCLGCGTCKDICPFDAIEMVDGVAVIIKDKCVACKKCIEICPKHIIELMPYNKHTVVKCASNDKGKVVKEACKVGCIGCTLCVKKCPKEAITFENSLAHIDYEKCVNCKICVKTCPTKAIQDDRPERPRPVVKPVEAKEADSNSTEAKEKEVQVTENK, encoded by the coding sequence ATGATGTTTACAGAAATTTTAAAAGCAATTGCCGTCCTTGGAATTTTAGGTTTTATTTTTGGCGCACTACTTAGCATCGCTTCAAAAATATTTGCAGTTGAAATGGATCCATTGGTTGGAAATATTTTAGGAGTTCTACCTGGAGCTAACTGCGGTGCATGCGGATTTCCTGGTTGTGAAGGATTGGCAAATGCTATTGCAAACGGTACAGCTCCATCCAATGCATGTACAATTGGCGGACCAAGTGTTGCCGCAAAAGTTGCAGAAGTTCTTGGATCAGAAGCTCTTGATGTTGAAAGACAAGTTGCTGTTGTTAGATGCAATGGAACTTGCAATAACGCTGTTGATAAATATAATTATCACGGTGTTAAGGATTGCAGGTATATGGCTCAAATTGGTGGCGGAAATAAGAAATGTTCTTATGGCTGTTTAGGATGCGGAACTTGTAAGGATATTTGCCCATTTGATGCTATAGAAATGGTAGATGGCGTTGCAGTTATTATTAAAGATAAGTGCGTAGCATGTAAAAAATGTATTGAAATATGTCCTAAACATATTATTGAACTTATGCCTTATAATAAGCATACAGTTGTCAAGTGTGCCTCAAATGATAAGGGTAAAGTTGTTAAAGAAGCATGTAAGGTCGGATGTATTGGATGCACACTATGTGTTAAAAAGTGTCCTAAAGAAGCGATTACATTTGAAAACTCTTTGGCTCATATTGATTATGAAAAATGTGTAAATTGTAAGATTTGCGTTAAAACATGTCCTACAAAAGCTATTCAAGATGATAGACCAGAAAGACCACGCCCAGTGGTTAAACCTGTTGAAGCTAAAGAAGCGGATAGCAATAGCACAGAAGCTAAAGAAAAAGAAGTACAAGTTACAGAAAATAAATAA
- a CDS encoding COG1361 S-layer family protein, whose amino-acid sequence MKNKFILFLSILLAFSTFNIKADDNNGGNLDSNQNKPQQFSSRARIDGDSYIEVEPGQTGVISALVTVTTDRDNNQPIIVSGNATSSDTTSIYLENSYDEMTANTYGPYRNDRYRNPYGPQNSNYKEDTVGLSFRIKVPDTARAGSYPVTVNVFVDGASAGQFSATVRVKSNGKAAFSKLDLSEVTVFPNPHDVSPGQMVVATVNVKNNTEYPVYNAEVKLEGMQQDGFTLLRDFNARTIDTLNPGQEKSFAFELGSAKNIKPGNYEFKVTLNYPNAAKEGEASNTRSFFLTVGSNPDKASALIIENLNVPSKTIYPGNQAKITFDVTNKGQSVAERVYIKSSVDGSGLVSRSVGQFFEEKINPGESKHYEFTYFATPASTTQNYPISFKVEYNDSYTNKEEPIVTEQVAGIFVSNPQKDDEGKDKKPSTPKLIIEKYSFEPRLPEAGNEFEMTLNFQNTNSKHEIRNIKITLSSMETTSDNSNTAGSNIFTPVDSSNTFFIDSIKPGQMVEKKIKMYTVPDAKAKTYQVTANFEYEDTQNNEYKASENIGIPVIQKSRLEIGEVQTQESFNAGDGAPLSVVFYNTGKVTLYNMMVRAESDDPSVEIQNPTYYIGNFVSGSTESHDCQINSFEPGTKKVKLIFSYEDSTGTKQEEIKEITYEVSEAPQFDPNEMGPDGMGPDGMGPGMEEDGFMGKVKNLAKKWYFWTILAAIAIAVIVIIRRSHHKKRDKELTLDE is encoded by the coding sequence ATGAAAAACAAATTTATATTATTTTTATCAATTTTATTAGCATTTAGTACATTTAATATTAAAGCGGACGACAATAATGGAGGTAATTTAGATTCAAATCAAAATAAGCCTCAGCAATTTTCATCTAGAGCTAGGATTGATGGTGACAGTTATATAGAAGTTGAGCCTGGGCAAACTGGAGTTATTAGTGCTCTAGTAACTGTAACTACCGACAGAGATAATAATCAGCCAATTATAGTAAGTGGTAATGCAACTTCATCAGATACAACAAGTATTTACTTGGAAAATTCATATGATGAAATGACTGCAAACACTTACGGGCCATACAGAAATGATAGATACCGTAATCCTTATGGTCCTCAAAACTCTAATTATAAGGAAGATACAGTTGGTCTAAGCTTTAGAATTAAAGTTCCTGATACAGCAAGAGCTGGTAGCTATCCTGTTACAGTTAATGTATTTGTAGATGGAGCAAGTGCTGGTCAATTTTCCGCAACTGTTAGAGTAAAAAGCAACGGTAAAGCTGCTTTTTCTAAGCTAGATTTAAGTGAAGTAACAGTCTTCCCTAACCCACATGATGTTTCACCTGGGCAAATGGTAGTCGCTACTGTAAATGTAAAAAATAATACTGAATACCCTGTTTATAATGCAGAAGTTAAACTCGAAGGTATGCAACAAGATGGCTTTACCCTTCTAAGAGATTTTAATGCTCGCACTATAGACACCTTAAACCCTGGGCAAGAAAAATCTTTTGCCTTTGAACTTGGAAGTGCAAAAAATATTAAGCCAGGTAACTATGAGTTCAAAGTTACACTTAACTATCCAAACGCAGCAAAGGAAGGTGAAGCTTCAAACACAAGAAGCTTCTTTCTGACAGTCGGCTCAAATCCTGATAAAGCTTCTGCTCTTATCATCGAAAATTTAAATGTGCCCTCAAAAACAATTTATCCAGGCAACCAAGCTAAAATTACCTTTGATGTTACAAACAAAGGCCAATCTGTTGCAGAAAGAGTCTATATTAAATCATCAGTTGATGGTAGCGGTTTAGTTTCTAGGTCCGTAGGACAATTTTTTGAAGAAAAAATTAATCCTGGTGAATCAAAACATTATGAATTTACCTACTTTGCTACACCAGCAAGTACAACCCAAAACTACCCTATCAGCTTTAAAGTTGAATACAATGATTCATATACAAATAAAGAAGAACCAATAGTTACAGAGCAAGTCGCAGGCATATTTGTATCTAATCCTCAAAAAGACGATGAAGGCAAAGATAAAAAACCTAGCACACCTAAACTAATTATTGAAAAATATTCATTTGAACCACGTTTACCTGAAGCTGGTAACGAGTTTGAAATGACTTTAAATTTCCAAAATACAAACTCCAAGCACGAAATAAGAAATATCAAGATTACCCTTTCAAGCATGGAAACAACTAGCGATAATTCAAATACAGCTGGTTCAAATATCTTTACTCCAGTTGATTCTTCAAACACATTTTTCATTGACAGCATTAAACCTGGTCAAATGGTTGAGAAGAAAATAAAGATGTATACAGTGCCAGATGCCAAGGCAAAAACTTATCAAGTAACTGCAAACTTTGAGTATGAAGACACACAAAATAACGAATATAAGGCATCTGAAAATATTGGTATCCCTGTAATTCAAAAATCTAGACTTGAAATCGGAGAAGTACAAACTCAAGAATCGTTTAATGCGGGAGATGGTGCCCCACTCAGTGTTGTATTTTACAATACAGGTAAGGTTACCCTTTACAATATGATGGTTAGAGCAGAATCCGATGATCCGTCAGTTGAAATTCAAAACCCAACTTACTATATAGGTAACTTTGTTTCCGGTTCAACAGAAAGTCATGATTGTCAAATCAACTCTTTTGAACCTGGTACAAAAAAAGTTAAATTAATCTTCTCATATGAAGACTCAACAGGTACTAAGCAAGAAGAGATTAAGGAAATAACTTACGAGGTATCCGAAGCTCCACAATTCGATCCTAATGAAATGGGACCTGATGGAATGGGTCCCGACGGAATGGGGCCAGGCATGGAAGAAGACGGCTTTATGGGTAAAGTTAAAAACCTTGCTAAAAAATGGTATTTTTGGACAATTCTCGCAGCAATAGCGATTGCTGTTATTGTTATTATCAGGAGGAGCCATCACAAAAAACGTGATAAGGAGCTGACCTTAGATGAGTAA